From Cinclus cinclus chromosome 26, bCinCin1.1, whole genome shotgun sequence, one genomic window encodes:
- the MFSD2A gene encoding sodium-dependent lysophosphatidylcholine symporter 1 isoform X1: protein MAGGGGAERAGAGGLLPPVLRQHRRRESRERLSVCSKLCYAVGGAPYQITGCALGFFLQIYLLDVAQVDAFYASIILFAGRVWDAITDPMVGFFISKTPWTRFGRLMPWIMLSTPFAIISYFLIWFVPDISTGQVMWYLVFYCAFQTLVTCFHVPYSALTMFISREQSERDSATAYRMTVEVLGTVLGTAIQGQIVGRVDTPCIESPFFFSLTNSSVAMEELNMTHDTESLTDTRNAYMIAAGVIVGLYILCALILVLGVKEKRDSSELQSDEPVSFLQGLKLVMNHGPYIKLIAGFLFTSLAFMLLEGNFALFCTYTLGFRNEFQNILLAIMLSATLTIPFWQWFLTRLGKKTAVYVGIASAIPFLIVVVVVDSNLFVTYVVAVAAGISVAAAFLLPWSMLPDVVDDFKLQHPSSHGHEAIFFSFYVFFTKFTAGVSLGISTLSLDFAGYQTRGCSQPDQVKFTLKMLVSAVPVGLILLSLLLFKLYPIDEEKRKKNKKALQDLREESNSSSESDNTELASIV, encoded by the exons ATggccggcggcggcggagcggagcgggccggggccggggggctCCTGCCGCCCGTGCTCCGCCAGCACCGCCGCAGG GAGAGCCGCGAGCGGCTGTCGGTGTGCAGCAAGTTGTGCTACGCCGTCGGGGGGGCTCCGTACCAGATCACGGGCTGCGccctgggctttttcctccaGATCTACCTCCTGGACGTGGCGCAG GTGGATGCTTTCTATGCCTCCATCATCCTATTTGCGGGACGAGTGTGGGATGCCATCACTGACCCCATGGTGGGATTCTTCATCAGCAAAACCCCCTGGACCCGCTTCGGCCGCCTAATGCCCTG GATCATGCTCTCCACACCTTTTGCCATTATCTCCTACTTCCTCATCTGGTTTGTGCCAGACATCTCCACAGGACAAGTGATGTGGTATCTTGTCTTCTACTGTGCCTTCCAGACCCTCGTGACG TGCTTCCACGTGCCTTACTCAGCACTGACCATGTTCatcagcagagagcagagcgAGCGGGACTCGGCCACTGCCTACC GTATGACCGTGGAGGTGCTGGGCACcgtgctgggcactgccatcCAGGGTCAGATCGTTGGCAGAGTGGACACTCCGTGCATTGAGAGCCCCTTCTTCTTCAGCCTGACCAACTCCTCAGTGGCCATGGAGGAGCTGAACATGACCCACGACACGGAGTCACTCACAGACACT AGAAATGCCTACATGATTGCTGCAGGGGTCATCGTGGGGCTCTACATCCTCTGTGCCCTCATCCTGGTGCTGGGTGTGAAGGAGAAGAGAG ATTCCTCTGAGCTGCAGTCGGACGAGCCTGTCTCCTTCTTGCAGGGGCTGAAGCTGGTGATGAACCACGGGCCCTACATCAAGCTCATTGCTGGCTTCCTCTTCACCTCGCTGGCCTTCATG CTGCTTGAGGGAAACTTTGCCCTCTTTTGCACCTACACCCTGGGCTTCCGCAATGAGTTCCAGAACATCCTCCTGGCCATCATG CTCTCAGCCACGTTGACCATTCCCTTCTGGCAGTGGTTCCTGACCCGTTTGGGGAAGAAGACTGCTGTCTACGTCGGCATCGCA TCTGCCATCCCCTTCCTCATCGTAGTGGTTGTTGTGGACAGTAACCTCTTTGTCACCTACGTGGTGGCCGTCGCTGCTGGGATCAGTGTGGCAGCTGCCTTCCTTCTGCCCTG GTCCATGCTGCCAGATGTCGTCGATGACTTCAAGTTGCAGCACCCCAGCTCCCATGGCCACGAGGCCATCTTCTTCTCCTTCTATGTCTTCTTCACCAAGTTCACTGCTGGCGTCTCCCTGGGCATCTCCACGCTCAGCCTGGA CTTTGCAGGGTACCAGAccaggggctgctcccagcctgacCAGGTAAAATTCACCCTGAAGATGTTGGTGTCTGCTGTGCCCGTGGGGCTGATCCTGCTGAGCCTGCTGCTGTTCAAGCTGTACCCCATCGATGAGGAGAAGcggaagaaaaataagaaagccCTGCAGGATTTAAG GGAGGAGAGCAACAGCAGCTCGGAGTCGGACAACACAGAACTGGCCAGCATCGTGTGA
- the MFSD2A gene encoding sodium-dependent lysophosphatidylcholine symporter 1 isoform X2: MPWIMLSTPFAIISYFLIWFVPDISTGQVMWYLVFYCAFQTLVTCFHVPYSALTMFISREQSERDSATAYRMTVEVLGTVLGTAIQGQIVGRVDTPCIESPFFFSLTNSSVAMEELNMTHDTESLTDTRNAYMIAAGVIVGLYILCALILVLGVKEKRDSSELQSDEPVSFLQGLKLVMNHGPYIKLIAGFLFTSLAFMLLEGNFALFCTYTLGFRNEFQNILLAIMSAIPFLIVVVVVDSNLFVTYVVAVAAGISVAAAFLLPWSMLPDVVDDFKLQHPSSHGHEAIFFSFYVFFTKFTAGVSLGISTLSLDFAGYQTRGCSQPDQVKFTLKMLVSAVPVGLILLSLLLFKLYPIDEEKRKKNKKALQDLREESNSSSESDNTELASIV; encoded by the exons ATGCCCTG GATCATGCTCTCCACACCTTTTGCCATTATCTCCTACTTCCTCATCTGGTTTGTGCCAGACATCTCCACAGGACAAGTGATGTGGTATCTTGTCTTCTACTGTGCCTTCCAGACCCTCGTGACG TGCTTCCACGTGCCTTACTCAGCACTGACCATGTTCatcagcagagagcagagcgAGCGGGACTCGGCCACTGCCTACC GTATGACCGTGGAGGTGCTGGGCACcgtgctgggcactgccatcCAGGGTCAGATCGTTGGCAGAGTGGACACTCCGTGCATTGAGAGCCCCTTCTTCTTCAGCCTGACCAACTCCTCAGTGGCCATGGAGGAGCTGAACATGACCCACGACACGGAGTCACTCACAGACACT AGAAATGCCTACATGATTGCTGCAGGGGTCATCGTGGGGCTCTACATCCTCTGTGCCCTCATCCTGGTGCTGGGTGTGAAGGAGAAGAGAG ATTCCTCTGAGCTGCAGTCGGACGAGCCTGTCTCCTTCTTGCAGGGGCTGAAGCTGGTGATGAACCACGGGCCCTACATCAAGCTCATTGCTGGCTTCCTCTTCACCTCGCTGGCCTTCATG CTGCTTGAGGGAAACTTTGCCCTCTTTTGCACCTACACCCTGGGCTTCCGCAATGAGTTCCAGAACATCCTCCTGGCCATCATG TCTGCCATCCCCTTCCTCATCGTAGTGGTTGTTGTGGACAGTAACCTCTTTGTCACCTACGTGGTGGCCGTCGCTGCTGGGATCAGTGTGGCAGCTGCCTTCCTTCTGCCCTG GTCCATGCTGCCAGATGTCGTCGATGACTTCAAGTTGCAGCACCCCAGCTCCCATGGCCACGAGGCCATCTTCTTCTCCTTCTATGTCTTCTTCACCAAGTTCACTGCTGGCGTCTCCCTGGGCATCTCCACGCTCAGCCTGGA CTTTGCAGGGTACCAGAccaggggctgctcccagcctgacCAGGTAAAATTCACCCTGAAGATGTTGGTGTCTGCTGTGCCCGTGGGGCTGATCCTGCTGAGCCTGCTGCTGTTCAAGCTGTACCCCATCGATGAGGAGAAGcggaagaaaaataagaaagccCTGCAGGATTTAAG GGAGGAGAGCAACAGCAGCTCGGAGTCGGACAACACAGAACTGGCCAGCATCGTGTGA